ACGTATTCAAAGATTTACAAAAATGGTGAAGAAACATATTTCGGTACGATCGGCGTGCGCGGCGATTAAAAGTATACGAAGAAGGGGTATCATAGGATTATCATTAATAAATTTAGATGTATAAATGTAACCTGAATCTCAACTGTCCATTTAAGCTATTCAAGATGCAGAGCATAGCTTCAACTCATCGATCTGCATCACAATTTTACATTCTATTTGTTCTGTATGTATATTTGTATTAAACGAACAGGGGTGTAAACTGAATAGCCATTGCGCATCTGTCAGGCCATTATGTTGAAGCCTCAGATTTGAGAATAGTAATTGGAGCTGAAAATATGACAAAACAAAAACCACAAACTATTGAAGAATATGTATCTCAATTCCCGCTGGAGACGCAGCGAACATTAGATGCTTTGCTGACATGTCTTACTGAGGTAGTTCCGGAGGCAGAAAAGGAACTAAAATGGGGTGCTCCCGCATTTACTTATCGCAGGATTTTGTTCACTGTTGCAGCATTTAAGAAGCATGTAAATTTCTATCCTACACCTGCCACAATTAATGTGTTTAACGAAGAACTCAAACCTTTCTCAACAACTAAAAGCGCAATACAGTTAAAATTGAATGAGCCTTTACCATTAAAATTAATCCGTGAAATAGCCAGCCATCGATTGAAGGATGTAGTGGAAAATGATGCAAAATGGATGTGAAAGCCACGATTATCTGACGGGAATAATTTATAACATAAGTATCCAACTACCGGGTTGTTAAAGTTTATGAAATACGTTCTATTTAGTCATTTAGTAGATTTGCGCGGAAGCCGCGGAAAGCATCCGTATGCAGCGCAGATCAACGGATTCAAACCGCCATCCAACTAACGGCTGGTTTTTCTAATTAAGAAGTTTGGGGGTGCAGTGATGACAAGTTTTTTCAGATACTCCCTTTTTCTGCTCATTTTCCTTCTGTCCGGTTGCAGCGGCATTGCGAAGTATGACGATCATGAACCGGCGGCCATTGTGAAAGGGCAGGAAATTACAATTGGGGATTTACGGTTCTTATATCCAGATGAGACAGCATTGGATTATTTGGACGGAACAATAAAATTAGAATTGGTAAAGCAGGAAGTGCAGGAAATGGGTCTCGATATCACTGGAAATTTAGAAACAGACCAAGACTGGTTTGCAGAACTGCCTCCTAAAAACACAGAAGATGAAGGCGGCAGGCAAATACGTAACTTTGCTGAATCTCAAGCAAAAAAATTGAATATGGATCCAGAAGAATACCAAAAGGAGTATGCCAGAAGAATAAATGAACTCAATGCAAATCTCATTACCTTTCTTGAAGAAAAATTAGACGGCTATCAATTCGGCGATGAAAAGATGAATGAAGAAGCGAAACAGTTGTTGGAGAAATTGGCAGAGGAGAATAAAGAGGAAATTAAGGTGCTGATTAAACCAGCTGCACGGTAAATGGGTCAGCTCTTTGCCAAGGCTGTAAAGGAGTTATTTTTTGAATCTATGAAAGAAATTCATATAAAAGGTGGGCAAAGCCAATTAATAAAAATACGTTAAAAGTGTTTTTAGTCGTCAGTTTATTGTTAACTGCATTTATTGGTTATGGGGTGTATTGGGCGTTCTATGATATGAGCAGATTGCCGACAGGAGAATACGTGACGGAAGAAACATCACCTGATGGAAAATACACAGTAAAAGTCTATGTCACGAACGGAGGGGCTACTGTGCCCTATGCTATTCGCGGAGAATTGGTTTTCAATCAAGAAAATAATAAAACGAAAAATATTTATTGGAATTATAAAGAGGATA
The Sporosarcina sp. P33 genome window above contains:
- a CDS encoding DUF5412 family protein — encoded protein: MYWAFYDMSRLPTGEYVTEETSPDGKYTVKVYVTNGGATVPYAIRGELVFNQENNKTKNIYWNYKEDTVIITWTDNDTVVINGHTLNVPKDKFNFRQQ
- a CDS encoding iron chaperone produces the protein MTKQKPQTIEEYVSQFPLETQRTLDALLTCLTEVVPEAEKELKWGAPAFTYRRILFTVAAFKKHVNFYPTPATINVFNEELKPFSTTKSAIQLKLNEPLPLKLIREIASHRLKDVVENDAKWM